The following are from one region of the Osmerus mordax isolate fOsmMor3 chromosome 1, fOsmMor3.pri, whole genome shotgun sequence genome:
- the LOC136963737 gene encoding sodium-dependent neutral amino acid transporter SLC6A17-like translates to MPKNSKVTQREHSHEHVTESVADLLAHEELLDYKKSSLTVGGAAGKQSPLPPETPENDGRPAWNSKLQYILAQVGFSVGLGNVWRFPYLCQKNGGGAYLVPYFILLILIGIPLFFLELAVGQKIRRGSLGVWNYVCPRLGGIGVSSLMVCGFVGLYYNVIIGWSIFYFFQSFQYPLPWAECPIRRNGSLAIVEPECEKSSATTYFWYRQTLNITSTIAESGGLNIKMTLSLLVAWIIVCLAVIRGIASSGKVMYFSSLFPYVVLFCFLVRGLMLKGSVDGIAHMFTPKLEKMLEPQVWREAATQVFFALGLGFGGVIAFSSYNKIDNNCHFDAVLVSVINFITSILATLVVFAVLGFKANIINEKCVVENAEKILGYLNSNVLSHDLIPPHVNFTHLSTPDYAEMYGVIKTVKEGDFAQLGLDPCLLEDELNKAVQGTGLAFIAFTEAMTHFPASPFWSVMFFFMLINLGLGSMIGTMTGITTPVLDAYKIKKEILTVGCCIVAFFCGLLFVQRSGNYFVTMFDDYSAGLPLTVVVILENVSVAWIYGTKRFMQDLEDMLGFRPYSFYFYMWKYVSPLCLIILIIATVVELVISPPGYNAWVEELAQERFQSYPPWALGMCFSLIVVAMLPLPVVFIARQFNLMSDGSNKLSVSYRKGMMKDISNLEEVDETRFILGAKNPGETPSPKPVSRAYLGPIKPLADPNSLSPNSCYGTGYQNAMSPPSPNTPTTPESDS, encoded by the exons ATGCCGAAGAACAGCAAGGTGACGCAGCGCGAGCACAGCCATGAGCACGTCACAGAGTCCGTGGCCGACCTGCTCGCGCACGAGGAGCTCCTGGACTACAAGAAGAGCTCCCTGACCGTGGGAGGGGCTGCTGGGAAGCAGAGCCCGCTGCCCCCCGAAACCCCGGAGAACGACGGCCGCCCGGCCTGGAACAGCAAGCTGCAGTACATCCTGGCCCAGGTGGGCTTCTCCGTGGGGCTCGGCAACGTGTGGCGCTTCCCCTACCTGTGCCAGAagaatggaggag GTGCCTACCTGGTGCCCTacttcatcctcctcatcctcatcggCATCCCGCTCTTCTTCCTGGAGCTGGCCGTGGGGCAGAAGATCCGCCGGGGCAGCCTGGGGGTGTGGAACTACGTGTGCCCGCGCCTGGGTGGCATCGGGGTGTCCAGCCTGATG gtgtgtggctTTGTGGGTCTCTACTACAACGTCATCATCGGCTGGAGCATCTTCTACTTCTTCCAGTCGTTCCAGTATCCACTGCCCTGGGCTGAATGTCCAATCAGGAGGAATGGATCTCTGGCCA TTGTGGAGCCAGAATGTGAAAAGAGCTCGGCCACCACGTACTTCTGGTACCGCCAGACGCTCAACATCACCAGCACCATCGCTGAGAGCGGAGGGCTGAACATCAAGATGaccctctctctgctggtggCGTGGATCATCGTCTGCCTGGCTGTCATCAGGGGCATCGCCTCCTCAGGGAAG GTGATGTACTTCAGCTCTCTGTTCCCCTACGTGGTGCTCTTCTGTTTCCTGGTGAGGGGGCTGATGTTGAAGGGCTCCGTGGACGGCATTGCACACATGTTCACTCCCAAG CTGGAGAAGATGCTGGAGCCCCAGGTGTGGAGGGAGGCGGCCACACAGGTGTTCTTCGCCCTGGGCCTGGGCTTCGGAGGGGTCATCGCCTTCTCCAGCTACAACAAGATAGACAACAACTGTCACTTTGACGCCGTGCTGGTCTCTGTTATCAACTTCATCACCTCCATCCTGGCCACACTGGTGGTGTTTGCCGTGCTGGGATTTAAGGCCAACATCATCAACGAGAAGTGTGTCGTGGA AAATGCAGAGAAGATCCTGGGCTACCTCAACTCCAATGTGCTGAGTCACGACCTCATCCCCCCTCACGTCAACTTCACCCACCTGAGCACCCCGGACTACGCTGAGATGTACGGGGTCATCAAGACCGTGAAGGAGGGCGACTTCGCCCAGCTGGGCCTGGATCCCTGTCTCCTGGAGGATGAGCTCAACAAG GCAGTCCAGGGCACAGGTCTGGCCTTCATTGCCTTCACGGAGGCCATGACCCACTTCCCGGCCTCTCCCTTCTGGTCAGTCATGTTCTTCTTCATGCTTATCAACCTGGGCCTGGGCAGCATGATAGGCACCATGACCGGTATCACCACGCCTGTCCTCGACGCGTACAAGATCAAAAAGGAGATACTCACAG tgggcTGCTGCATCGTGGCATTCTTCTGTGGGCTGCTCTTCGTCCAGCGCTCAGGGAACTATTTTGTGACCATGTTTGACGACTACTCTGCAGGTCTGCCCCTCACTGTTGTGGTCATCCTAGAGAATGTGTCTGTGGCCTGGATATACGGGACCAAAAG GTTCATGCAGGACCTGGAGGACATGCTGGGTTTCAGGCCCTACTCCTTCTACTTCTACATGTGGAAGTACGTCTCCCCTCTGTgtctcatcatcctcatcatagCCACCGTCGTCGAGTTGGTCATCAGCCCACCAGGGTACAACGCCTGGGTCGAGGAACTG GCCCAGGAGCGTTTCCAGAGCTACCCTCCCTGGGCCCTGGGCATGTGCTTCTCCCTCATCGTGGTCGCCATGCTGCCCCTGCCCGTCGTGTTCATCGCCCGACAGTTCAACCTCATGTCAGACGGCTCCAACAAGCTGTCCGTCTCCTACCGCAAGGGGATGATGAAGGACATCTCcaacctggaggaggtggacgagACCCGCTTCATCCTGGGCGCCAAGAACCCCGGGGAGACACCTTCGCCGAAGCCCGTCAGCCGCGCCTACCTGGGCCCCATCAAGCCACTGGCCGACCCCAACTCGCTGTCCCCCAACAGCTGCTACGGAACAGGCTACCAGAACGCCATGAGCCCCCCCTCTCCAAACACGCCCACCACCCCAGAGTCGGATTCATGA